A genomic region of Clavibacter michiganensis subsp. insidiosus contains the following coding sequences:
- a CDS encoding type II secretion system F family protein, with protein sequence MVRVTVVESWGAVLGLVAGMGLWTMMGAVPRFRRARLLDRVAPHVLDVSEGARRHLALTTVHPLPVLGTLGAPAVIPLRRGLARVLGGTERIERLLGQSGSTEDVERHRSRQLVGLVLGTALGIVIAVLVGGAAVVAGGLPQPQLVAMPVVAGVAGLVVCDTVLERRAKRRIARIQAELPTVLEFLALSLAAGEGLLDALRRVARVGSGELAGELGRVVADVGTGIPITRAFDDLARRLAMPAVSRLVDQLAGSLERGTPLAEVLRAQAQDAREVAKRELLESAGRKEVGMLVPLVFLILPLTIVFALFPGVFVLQLGL encoded by the coding sequence GTGGTTCGCGTGACGGTGGTCGAGTCGTGGGGCGCCGTCCTCGGCCTCGTCGCGGGCATGGGCCTCTGGACGATGATGGGCGCGGTTCCCCGGTTCCGCCGCGCCCGCCTGCTGGACCGCGTCGCCCCGCATGTGCTGGACGTCTCCGAGGGCGCGCGTCGGCATCTCGCCCTCACGACGGTGCATCCGCTGCCCGTGCTCGGCACGCTCGGAGCGCCGGCCGTGATCCCGTTGCGGCGCGGCCTCGCGCGCGTGCTCGGCGGCACCGAGCGCATCGAACGGCTGCTCGGCCAGTCCGGGTCGACCGAGGACGTGGAGCGGCACCGGTCGCGCCAGCTCGTCGGCCTCGTCCTCGGGACCGCGCTGGGCATCGTGATCGCCGTCCTGGTGGGCGGCGCCGCCGTCGTGGCGGGAGGGCTGCCGCAGCCGCAGCTGGTCGCCATGCCCGTGGTCGCGGGCGTCGCCGGGCTCGTCGTCTGCGACACCGTGCTCGAGCGGCGCGCGAAGCGTCGGATCGCGCGCATCCAGGCGGAGCTGCCCACCGTGCTGGAGTTCCTCGCGCTCAGCCTCGCCGCGGGGGAGGGCCTGCTCGACGCCCTCCGGCGCGTGGCCCGCGTGGGCTCCGGGGAGCTGGCGGGGGAGCTGGGGCGCGTGGTCGCCGACGTCGGCACGGGCATCCCCATCACCCGCGCCTTCGACGACCTCGCCCGGCGCCTCGCGATGCCCGCCGTGTCCCGCCTCGTCGACCAGCTCGCCGGATCCCTCGAGCGCGGCACCCCGCTCGCCGAGGTCCTGCGCGCGCAGGCCCAGGACGCGCGCGAGGTCGCCAAGCGCGAGCTCCTCGAGAGCGCCGGCCGTAAGGAGGTGGGGATGCTCGTCCCGCTGGTCTTCCTCATCCTCCCGCTCACCATCGTCTTCGCCCTGTTCCCCGGCGTGTTCGTCCTGCAGCTCGGGCTGTAG
- a CDS encoding TadE/TadG family type IV pilus assembly protein yields the protein MRDDRGSAPAEFVMVGALLVVLALSVVQLALALHVRTTVLDAAAEGARTAALAGATRADGVERTRELITTAVGPRYAEDVTAGTGTVLGHAVVSVTVRTTMPLIGLLGVDRGLEVTGHAAVERLG from the coding sequence ATGCGCGACGACCGCGGCTCGGCGCCCGCCGAGTTCGTCATGGTCGGCGCGCTCCTCGTCGTCCTCGCCCTGTCGGTGGTCCAGCTCGCGCTGGCGCTGCACGTGAGGACGACCGTGCTCGACGCGGCCGCCGAGGGGGCGCGCACGGCCGCGCTCGCCGGGGCCACCCGCGCCGACGGCGTCGAGCGGACGCGCGAGCTGATCACGACGGCGGTGGGACCGCGCTACGCGGAGGACGTGACCGCGGGCACGGGCACCGTGCTCGGCCACGCGGTCGTCAGCGTGACGGTGCGGACGACGATGCCCCTCATCGGCCTCCTGGGCGTCGACCGCGGGTTGGAGGTGACGGGCCATGCGGCCGTGGAGCGCCTGGGCTGA
- a CDS encoding CpaF family protein produces MRVQTRTPLDTIAGRVRERLRDDGATADPAGTAVVVREEVRRFAEQALGSDSRLLDDEAATERQVLARITGFGALQPLLDDDSIEEIWINAPTRVFVARSGVPELTPLVLTDAEVRDLVERMLQSSGRRVDLSTPFVDASLPDGSRLHVVIPDVTRRHWAVNIRKFSRRIRELDHLVALGSLPLQAAEFLRMSVRAGLSIVVSGATHTGKTTMIDALLSSARASDRIVTVEETFELDPAGRDVVAMQCRQPSLEGSGEITLRRLIKEALRMRPDRLVVGEVREAECLDLLIALNSGVPGMCSIHANSAREALVKLCTLPLLAGRNIDSAFVVPTVATSVDLVVHLEVLPSGARRVVEILAPGGRHSGMVIEASSVFALEDGILTATGGQPAHLGKFRAAGLDPLRILVGAP; encoded by the coding sequence GTGCGGGTGCAGACGCGGACACCCCTCGACACAATCGCCGGACGGGTGCGCGAGCGCCTGCGGGACGACGGGGCGACGGCGGATCCCGCGGGCACGGCCGTGGTGGTGCGCGAGGAGGTCCGGCGGTTCGCGGAGCAGGCGCTCGGATCCGACTCCCGGCTCCTCGACGACGAGGCGGCCACCGAGCGGCAGGTGCTCGCGCGCATCACGGGATTCGGCGCCCTCCAGCCGCTCCTCGACGACGACTCGATCGAGGAGATCTGGATCAACGCGCCCACGCGCGTCTTCGTGGCGCGGTCGGGCGTACCCGAGCTGACGCCGCTCGTCCTCACCGACGCGGAGGTGCGCGACCTCGTCGAGCGGATGCTGCAGTCCTCCGGCCGCCGCGTGGACCTGTCGACGCCCTTCGTGGACGCGTCCCTGCCCGACGGATCCCGGCTGCACGTGGTCATCCCGGACGTGACCCGGCGCCACTGGGCCGTCAACATCCGCAAGTTCTCGCGGCGGATCCGCGAGCTCGACCACCTCGTCGCCCTCGGCAGCCTGCCGCTGCAGGCCGCCGAGTTCCTGCGCATGAGCGTGCGCGCGGGCCTGTCCATCGTCGTCAGCGGAGCCACCCACACGGGCAAGACCACGATGATCGACGCCCTCCTGTCCTCGGCGCGCGCCTCGGACCGCATCGTCACGGTCGAGGAGACCTTCGAGCTGGATCCGGCGGGACGCGACGTCGTGGCCATGCAGTGCCGGCAGCCGAGCCTCGAGGGATCGGGGGAGATCACGCTGCGGCGCCTCATCAAGGAGGCGCTGCGGATGCGGCCCGATCGGCTCGTGGTCGGCGAGGTGCGGGAGGCGGAGTGCCTCGACCTCCTCATCGCGCTCAACTCGGGCGTGCCCGGCATGTGCTCCATCCACGCGAACAGCGCGCGCGAGGCGCTCGTCAAGCTGTGCACGCTGCCGCTGCTGGCCGGCCGCAACATCGACTCCGCGTTCGTCGTGCCGACGGTCGCCACCTCGGTCGACCTCGTCGTGCACCTCGAGGTGCTGCCGTCCGGTGCCCGGCGCGTGGTCGAGATCCTCGCCCCCGGCGGTCGTCACTCGGGGATGGTCATCGAGGCCAGCTCCGTGTTCGCGCTGGAGGACGGGATCCTCACGGCCACCGGCGGGCAGCCCGCGCACCTCGGGAAGTTCCGCGCGGCGGGGCTGGATCCGCTGCGGATCCTGGTGGGGGCGCCGTGA
- a CDS encoding MFS transporter, translated as MSTPDAPFSLRAVALPALLPALLFSIGEGAIIPIIPIVAGSLGASLAIAAFIGGMIMLGELVGDIPSGSVVSRIGERTAMIGAAFVSIGVLVLCLLAPNPLVLGVGVFLIGVSTAVFALARHAFMTSFVPQAYRARALSTLGGTFRAGYFVGPFLAAGVIQLTGASQSAFVIHIVACLAAAVTLLVLPDPMDVVRRSRAADLQSAAPATAGEPQDDESVGASAGTAAAGRESAGLARTLWRFKGVLVKLGSGAALIGAMRAGRGVLLPLWAVSIGISDANTALIIGIAGGVDFALFYASGQIMDRFGRLWSAVPSMVGLGLGYLVLAFTPDLPTSVQWFIGVAMFMSVANGVGSGILMTLGADLAPREDPAPFLGAWRFTGDAGSAASPLLIAAITSAASLAVASGVMGVLGLIGAGTLVRYVPRYVPRKPRATA; from the coding sequence ATGTCGACCCCCGATGCCCCCTTCTCCCTCCGCGCGGTGGCGCTCCCGGCGCTGCTCCCCGCGCTCCTCTTCTCCATCGGCGAGGGGGCGATCATCCCCATCATCCCGATCGTCGCCGGCAGCCTCGGCGCCTCGCTCGCGATCGCCGCGTTCATCGGCGGCATGATCATGCTCGGCGAGCTCGTGGGCGACATCCCGAGCGGATCCGTGGTGAGCCGCATCGGCGAGCGGACCGCGATGATCGGCGCGGCCTTCGTCTCCATCGGCGTCCTCGTGCTGTGCCTCCTCGCGCCGAACCCGCTCGTGCTCGGCGTGGGCGTGTTCCTCATCGGCGTCTCGACGGCCGTGTTCGCGCTCGCCCGGCACGCGTTCATGACGAGCTTCGTGCCGCAGGCCTACCGCGCCCGCGCGCTCTCGACGCTCGGCGGCACCTTCCGGGCCGGGTACTTCGTGGGGCCGTTCCTCGCGGCCGGCGTGATCCAACTGACGGGCGCGTCCCAGTCGGCGTTCGTGATCCACATCGTCGCGTGCCTCGCCGCCGCCGTGACGCTGCTCGTGCTGCCGGACCCGATGGACGTCGTGCGCCGGAGCCGCGCGGCCGACCTGCAGAGCGCCGCGCCTGCGACGGCCGGCGAGCCGCAGGACGACGAGTCGGTCGGCGCTTCGGCGGGCACCGCGGCGGCGGGGCGCGAGTCCGCGGGCCTCGCGCGCACGCTGTGGCGGTTCAAGGGCGTGCTCGTGAAGCTCGGATCCGGCGCGGCCCTCATCGGCGCGATGCGCGCGGGCCGCGGCGTGCTCCTCCCCCTGTGGGCCGTGAGCATCGGCATCTCGGACGCGAACACGGCGCTCATCATCGGCATCGCGGGCGGCGTGGACTTCGCCCTCTTCTACGCGAGCGGCCAGATCATGGACCGCTTCGGCCGCCTCTGGAGCGCGGTGCCGTCGATGGTCGGGCTCGGCCTCGGCTACCTCGTGCTGGCGTTCACGCCGGACCTGCCGACGAGCGTGCAGTGGTTCATCGGCGTGGCCATGTTCATGTCGGTCGCGAACGGCGTGGGCTCGGGGATCCTCATGACCCTCGGCGCCGACCTCGCCCCGCGCGAGGACCCGGCCCCGTTCCTCGGCGCCTGGCGCTTCACGGGCGACGCCGGCAGCGCCGCCTCCCCGCTCCTCATCGCCGCGATCACCTCCGCCGCGTCGCTCGCCGTCGCCAGCGGCGTGATGGGGGTGCTCGGGCTCATCGGCGCGGGGACCCTCGTGCGGTACGTGCCGCGGTACGTGCCGCGGAAGCCGCGGGCGACCGCCTGA
- the rph gene encoding ribonuclease PH, with amino-acid sequence MTDDIPRHDGRAADQLREIAIERNWSEQAEGSALISFGRTRVLCTASFTNRVPRWKAGSGQGWVTAEYAMLPRATNERMDREAVKGKVGGRTHEISRLIGRSLRAVVDMKALGENTIVIDCDVLQADGGTRTAAITGAYVALADALEWGREKKFIAQRATPLKDSVAAVSVGIVDGKPLLDLAYVEDVRAETDMNVVMTGSGSFVEVQGTAEGAPFDRAELDALLDLALGGGATLTALQAQALGR; translated from the coding sequence ATGACCGACGACATCCCCCGCCACGACGGCCGCGCCGCGGACCAGCTGCGCGAGATCGCCATCGAGCGGAACTGGAGCGAGCAGGCCGAGGGATCCGCCCTCATCTCCTTCGGCCGCACTCGCGTCCTCTGCACCGCGTCCTTCACGAACCGCGTCCCGCGCTGGAAGGCCGGCAGCGGCCAGGGCTGGGTCACGGCCGAGTACGCGATGCTGCCGCGCGCCACGAACGAGCGCATGGACCGCGAGGCCGTCAAGGGCAAGGTCGGCGGCCGCACGCACGAGATCTCCCGCCTCATCGGCCGCAGCCTCCGCGCGGTCGTCGACATGAAGGCGCTCGGGGAGAACACGATCGTCATCGACTGCGACGTGCTGCAGGCCGACGGCGGCACCCGCACCGCCGCCATCACGGGCGCGTACGTCGCCCTCGCCGACGCGCTCGAGTGGGGCCGCGAGAAGAAGTTCATCGCGCAGCGCGCCACGCCGCTGAAGGACAGCGTCGCCGCGGTCTCCGTGGGCATCGTCGACGGGAAGCCGCTGCTCGACCTCGCCTACGTCGAGGACGTGCGCGCCGAGACCGACATGAACGTCGTGATGACGGGCAGCGGGTCCTTCGTCGAGGTCCAGGGCACGGCAGAGGGCGCGCCCTTCGACCGCGCCGAGCTCGACGCCCTCCTCGACCTCGCGCTCGGCGGCGGCGCCACGCTCACCGCGCTGCAGGCGCAGGCGCTCGGCCGCTGA
- a CDS encoding pyridoxal-phosphate dependent enzyme: MDERLRLWTEPTTVHPVPRLAEALGLHPERLLMKRDDLIGWGGGGNKARKLEHSLGRAVARGATTVLTTGAAQSNHARMTAAAGAALGLDVVLVLEGQEVAARGNVLLDGLYGARIVWSGDERAESRAGSAVAELEAAGTRVHRVAFGGSDAHSVQGFVDAGHELARQVGEVDHVVVALGSGGTMAGLVEALGPERVLGVHCGAVAEPRAVVAGFLAERGTGIGAEALSIDEGRVGSGYAHLTDEARYALVLVARTTGILLDPIYTARAAAGLAAAVREGSIGPDDRVVLWHSGGVPGLFGHADLGA; this comes from the coding sequence GTGGACGAACGCCTCCGCCTCTGGACCGAGCCGACCACCGTGCACCCGGTCCCCCGTCTCGCAGAGGCGCTCGGCCTGCACCCCGAGCGGCTCCTGATGAAGCGCGATGACCTCATCGGCTGGGGCGGAGGCGGCAACAAGGCCAGGAAGCTCGAGCACTCGCTCGGCCGGGCCGTGGCACGCGGGGCGACCACCGTGCTCACCACGGGCGCCGCGCAGAGCAACCACGCGCGCATGACCGCGGCGGCCGGCGCGGCGCTCGGCCTCGACGTCGTTCTGGTCCTCGAGGGCCAGGAGGTCGCGGCGCGCGGCAACGTGCTGCTCGACGGGCTGTACGGCGCGCGCATCGTGTGGTCGGGCGACGAGCGGGCGGAGTCGCGCGCCGGGTCCGCCGTCGCGGAGCTCGAGGCGGCAGGCACCCGCGTGCACCGGGTGGCGTTCGGCGGATCGGACGCGCACTCCGTGCAGGGCTTCGTCGACGCGGGCCACGAGCTCGCCCGGCAGGTGGGCGAGGTCGACCACGTCGTCGTCGCCCTCGGCTCCGGCGGCACGATGGCCGGGCTCGTCGAGGCGCTCGGGCCCGAGCGCGTCCTCGGCGTGCACTGCGGGGCCGTGGCAGAGCCGCGCGCCGTGGTCGCGGGGTTCCTCGCGGAGCGCGGGACGGGGATCGGCGCGGAGGCCCTGAGCATCGACGAAGGCCGCGTCGGCTCCGGCTACGCGCACCTCACGGACGAGGCGCGGTATGCGCTCGTGCTCGTCGCGCGGACGACGGGGATCCTCCTCGACCCCATCTACACGGCCCGCGCCGCGGCGGGGCTGGCGGCCGCGGTCCGCGAGGGATCCATCGGGCCGGACGACCGCGTCGTCCTCTGGCACTCGGGCGGCGTCCCGGGGCTCTTCGGCCACGCCGACCTCGGCGCCTGA
- a CDS encoding pilus assembly protein TadG-related protein, translating into MAGDDGSILPLVIASCALGLAVILMASAASSLYLERVRLFSLADAAALAGAESFDVDGDGGAPLAVGDDGVALPPLTDAGVASTVAAFLADEPTAGIHDLHVDGATTPDGRSARVTLSATWIPPVASLFAPDGVRIDVTSTARSVLVGPGAAPVGPAGGG; encoded by the coding sequence GTGGCCGGGGACGACGGATCGATCCTGCCGCTCGTCATCGCCTCGTGCGCCCTCGGCCTCGCCGTGATCCTGATGGCGTCGGCCGCGTCCTCGCTCTACCTCGAGCGCGTCCGGCTCTTCTCGCTGGCGGACGCGGCCGCGCTGGCGGGCGCCGAGTCCTTCGACGTGGACGGTGACGGCGGAGCCCCGCTCGCGGTCGGCGACGACGGCGTCGCGCTCCCGCCCCTCACGGACGCGGGCGTGGCCTCCACGGTCGCGGCGTTCCTCGCCGACGAGCCGACGGCGGGCATCCACGACCTCCACGTCGACGGCGCCACGACGCCGGACGGCCGCAGCGCGCGCGTCACCCTGTCCGCCACGTGGATCCCGCCCGTCGCCTCCCTGTTCGCCCCCGACGGCGTGCGCATCGACGTCACGAGCACCGCTCGCAGCGTGCTGGTGGGGCCGGGCGCGGCGCCGGTCGGACCCGCGGGAGGCGGGTGA
- a CDS encoding cation diffusion facilitator family transporter, with protein MGSGSHDHGAATTDRRRLVIAIAITAAVLVVEVVGALVSGSLALLADAGHMTSDLIGLGIALVATIVAARPATDRHTFGFQRGEVLGALVNGLILAGVAVYVAVQGVQRLLAPEGPEVDPGVMLLAAGIGLVANVAALLVLRGAAGRSINMRGAYLEVLGDAFGSVATIAAGVVIAVTGFGRADAVASLVIAALIVPRAVVLLRDVVRVLNESTPVGTEPERIRAHLLETPGVTAVHDVHVWAITSGSPVFTAHVVVEQEVFREGRTGALLDRLSGCLDDHFDVEHSTFQLEPEEHAGHEHRHHV; from the coding sequence ATGGGCTCCGGATCGCACGACCACGGCGCGGCCACGACCGACCGTCGCCGCCTCGTCATCGCCATCGCGATCACCGCCGCGGTCCTCGTGGTCGAGGTCGTGGGCGCGCTCGTCTCGGGGTCGCTCGCGCTGCTCGCGGACGCGGGCCACATGACGAGCGACCTCATCGGCCTCGGCATCGCCCTGGTCGCCACCATCGTCGCCGCGCGCCCCGCGACCGACCGGCACACCTTCGGATTCCAGCGCGGCGAGGTCCTCGGTGCCCTCGTCAACGGGCTGATCCTCGCGGGCGTCGCCGTCTACGTGGCGGTGCAGGGCGTCCAGCGGCTGCTTGCCCCGGAGGGCCCCGAGGTCGACCCCGGCGTCATGCTCCTCGCCGCCGGCATCGGCCTCGTCGCGAACGTCGCGGCGCTCCTGGTGCTCCGCGGGGCAGCGGGGCGCTCGATCAACATGCGCGGCGCCTACCTCGAGGTGCTCGGCGACGCCTTCGGATCCGTCGCCACCATCGCCGCGGGCGTCGTCATCGCGGTCACCGGCTTCGGGCGCGCGGATGCCGTCGCGTCGCTCGTCATCGCCGCGCTCATCGTGCCGCGCGCGGTCGTGCTGCTGCGCGACGTCGTGCGCGTGCTGAACGAGTCCACGCCCGTGGGCACCGAGCCCGAGCGGATCCGCGCCCACCTGCTCGAGACCCCCGGCGTCACGGCGGTCCACGACGTCCACGTCTGGGCCATCACGTCCGGCTCGCCCGTCTTCACCGCCCACGTGGTCGTGGAGCAGGAGGTCTTCCGCGAGGGTCGCACCGGCGCGCTGCTCGACCGGCTGTCCGGCTGCCTCGACGACCACTTCGACGTCGAGCACAGCACCTTCCAGCTGGAGCCCGAGGAGCACGCGGGGCACGAGCACCGGCACCACGTCTGA
- the rdgB gene encoding RdgB/HAM1 family non-canonical purine NTP pyrophosphatase yields MIPLVLATHNAHKVEELRRILGARLDGIDLVAYDGPEPVEDGTTFEENALIKARAAARHTGHAALADDSGIGVDILGGSPGIFSARWAGPARDSRANLELLLGQLGDVPDAHRGARFTCAAALAVPTADGLVERTALGVWEGSVLREVAGEGGFGYDPIFRPATGGASAAALSADEKNRVSHRALAFDAIMPVVRRALLGEG; encoded by the coding sequence GTGATCCCGCTCGTCCTCGCCACGCACAACGCCCACAAGGTCGAGGAGCTCCGCCGGATCCTCGGCGCGCGCCTCGACGGCATCGACCTGGTCGCCTACGACGGTCCCGAGCCCGTGGAGGACGGCACGACGTTCGAGGAGAACGCCCTCATCAAGGCGCGCGCGGCGGCCCGGCACACGGGTCATGCCGCGCTGGCGGACGACTCCGGGATCGGCGTCGACATCCTGGGCGGATCGCCCGGGATCTTCTCCGCGCGCTGGGCGGGTCCGGCGCGCGACAGCCGCGCGAACCTCGAGCTCCTGCTCGGGCAGCTCGGCGACGTGCCCGACGCGCACCGCGGCGCCCGCTTCACGTGCGCGGCCGCCCTGGCGGTCCCCACCGCGGACGGCCTCGTCGAGCGCACGGCCCTCGGCGTGTGGGAGGGATCCGTGCTCCGCGAGGTCGCGGGCGAGGGCGGCTTCGGCTACGACCCGATCTTCCGCCCGGCCACCGGCGGCGCGAGCGCCGCGGCCCTCAGCGCCGACGAGAAGAACCGCGTCAGCCACCGCGCTCTCGCCTTCGACGCGATCATGCCCGTGGTGCGGCGGGCGCTCCTCGGCGAGGGCTGA
- the xylB gene encoding xylulokinase → MLIVTTKTLVAGIDSSTQSCKVVVRDLDTGALVRSGRASHPDGTEVDPAAWWDALLAAVADAGGLDDVAAISVGGQQHGMVCLDEQGAVIRAALLWNDTRSAQAAADLRDELGADAWASALGVVPVASFTATKLRWLRDAEPENAARVAAVALPHDWLTWRLLGHGIGSPDLAALATDRSDASGTAYWSSVTGEYRLDLLERALGRVVGLPRVLGPGESAGVTGDRIPGVPAGIPVGPGAGDNAAAALGLGAVPGDVVVSIGTSGTVFAVTADPITDASGTVAGFADATGNFLPLIATLNAARVLDGGARLLGVDHARLSELALEAPAGSDGLVLLPYFEGERTPNLPDATASLHGMTLRNSTPATMARAHVEGMLCGLADGLDAITRQGVQVERVLLIGGGAKSRAVREIAPTIFGVPIHVPDAGEFVADGAAKQAAWILTGSVPEWPLAGDEVFDAPGVPAVRAAYAAAKAELGY, encoded by the coding sequence ATGTTGATCGTGACAACGAAGACACTCGTAGCAGGCATCGACTCCTCCACGCAGAGCTGCAAGGTGGTCGTCCGCGACCTCGACACGGGGGCCCTCGTGCGCTCCGGCCGCGCGTCCCACCCCGACGGCACGGAGGTGGATCCTGCCGCCTGGTGGGACGCGCTCCTCGCGGCCGTCGCCGACGCGGGCGGCCTCGACGACGTCGCCGCCATCTCGGTCGGCGGCCAGCAGCACGGCATGGTCTGCCTCGACGAGCAGGGCGCGGTGATCCGCGCCGCGCTCCTCTGGAACGACACCCGATCCGCGCAGGCCGCCGCCGACCTCCGCGACGAGCTCGGCGCCGACGCCTGGGCGAGCGCGCTGGGCGTCGTCCCGGTCGCGTCCTTCACCGCCACCAAGCTCCGCTGGCTCCGCGACGCCGAGCCCGAGAACGCCGCCCGCGTCGCCGCCGTCGCCCTCCCGCACGACTGGCTGACCTGGCGCCTGCTCGGCCACGGCATCGGATCCCCGGACCTCGCCGCCCTCGCCACCGACCGCTCCGACGCGAGCGGCACCGCGTACTGGTCGAGCGTGACGGGGGAGTACCGCCTCGACCTGCTGGAGCGCGCGCTCGGCCGCGTGGTCGGCCTCCCGCGCGTGCTCGGCCCGGGCGAGTCCGCCGGCGTCACGGGCGACCGGATCCCCGGCGTCCCGGCCGGCATCCCGGTCGGCCCCGGCGCGGGCGACAACGCCGCCGCCGCGCTCGGCCTCGGCGCGGTGCCCGGCGACGTGGTCGTCTCCATCGGCACGTCCGGCACGGTGTTCGCCGTCACGGCGGATCCCATCACCGACGCCTCCGGCACGGTCGCCGGCTTCGCGGACGCGACGGGCAACTTCCTCCCGCTCATCGCGACCCTCAACGCCGCCCGCGTGCTCGACGGCGGTGCGCGCCTCCTCGGTGTCGACCACGCCCGCCTGTCCGAGCTCGCGCTCGAGGCCCCCGCGGGATCCGACGGCCTCGTGCTCCTGCCCTACTTCGAGGGCGAGCGCACCCCGAACCTGCCCGACGCGACCGCGTCCCTCCACGGCATGACCCTCCGCAACTCGACGCCCGCGACCATGGCCCGCGCGCACGTCGAGGGCATGCTGTGCGGCCTGGCCGACGGCCTCGACGCGATCACGCGCCAGGGCGTGCAGGTGGAGCGCGTGCTCCTCATCGGCGGCGGGGCGAAGAGCCGCGCCGTCCGCGAGATCGCGCCGACCATCTTCGGCGTCCCGATCCACGTGCCGGACGCGGGCGAGTTCGTCGCCGACGGCGCCGCGAAGCAGGCCGCGTGGATCCTCACGGGCAGCGTCCCCGAGTGGCCCCTCGCGGGCGACGAGGTCTTCGACGCGCCGGGCGTGCCCGCGGTGCGTGCGGCGTACGCGGCGGCGAAGGCGGAGCTCGGGTACTGA
- a CDS encoding type II secretion system F family protein, protein MSVALGLALGAGLLLLISPRLWPASPDGSARGRGLTASVHDRLTHAGLDRVSVSSFLAVSGLVGLAAGVLAEALLRVDGAALAAAATGLLLPWAVVGARSASRRRAHREVWPDVVDHLVSAVRAGMGLPDAVASLAVAGPGVLRPAFQEFASVHRTTGSFAVALDELKGRLADPTADRILETLRMAREVGGTQLPDVLRGLARFLREEAAIRSEAEARQSWVVNAAKLGVAAPWIILALLSTRSEAVAAYDTQTGTVVIVVGLVVSAVAYRLMLALGRLPEDRRWFA, encoded by the coding sequence GTGAGCGTCGCCCTCGGACTCGCGCTCGGCGCCGGCCTCCTCCTCCTGATCTCCCCGCGTCTGTGGCCGGCCTCCCCCGACGGGTCGGCGCGGGGCCGCGGGCTGACCGCGTCCGTCCACGACCGGCTCACCCACGCCGGACTCGACCGGGTCTCGGTCAGCTCCTTCCTCGCCGTCTCCGGGCTCGTGGGCCTCGCGGCTGGGGTCCTGGCCGAGGCGCTCCTCCGCGTGGACGGCGCCGCGCTCGCGGCCGCGGCCACCGGGCTGCTGCTCCCCTGGGCGGTCGTGGGCGCGCGGTCCGCGTCACGCCGCCGGGCCCACCGGGAGGTGTGGCCTGACGTCGTCGACCACCTGGTGAGCGCCGTCCGCGCGGGCATGGGCCTGCCGGACGCGGTGGCGTCGCTCGCCGTCGCGGGTCCCGGCGTGCTGCGGCCCGCCTTCCAGGAGTTCGCGTCCGTGCACCGGACGACGGGCAGCTTCGCCGTGGCGCTCGACGAGCTCAAGGGCCGGCTGGCGGATCCCACCGCCGACCGCATCCTCGAGACGCTGCGGATGGCGCGGGAGGTGGGCGGGACGCAGCTGCCGGACGTGCTCCGCGGGCTGGCCCGGTTCCTCCGGGAGGAGGCCGCCATCCGGAGCGAGGCCGAGGCCCGGCAGTCGTGGGTGGTGAACGCGGCCAAGCTCGGCGTCGCGGCCCCGTGGATCATCCTGGCGCTGCTCTCCACCCGCTCGGAGGCTGTCGCCGCGTATGACACCCAGACGGGCACGGTCGTGATCGTCGTCGGGCTCGTCGTGTCCGCCGTCGCGTACCGGCTCATGCTCGCCCTCGGGCGGCTGCCGGAGGACCGGAGGTGGTTCGCGTGA
- a CDS encoding DedA family protein: protein MHPQLFDFLDSTTLIESFGGFALIGICLIIFAETGLLFGFLFPGDTLLIIAGLTLPGITGLDIWWVCLAIAFSAFAGGEVGYLIGHKAGPRVFERKESGIFSRQNVVRTNAFFARFGGLAVIAARFVPIVRTFAPIAAGVGHMDYRKYSLYNAIGALIWGAGLTFLGHLLNGFPPIRDFVTHYIDYVLLGAVFITVVPAAIHFLRARKHARDGQAAGVPQDGEELALTPEEFDQDPSNDPRR, encoded by the coding sequence GTGCACCCCCAGCTCTTCGACTTCCTCGACTCGACGACGCTCATCGAGTCGTTCGGGGGATTCGCCCTCATCGGGATCTGCCTCATCATCTTCGCCGAGACCGGCCTGCTGTTCGGGTTCCTCTTCCCCGGCGACACGCTCCTCATCATCGCCGGGCTGACCCTCCCCGGGATCACCGGGCTCGACATCTGGTGGGTCTGCCTCGCGATCGCCTTCTCCGCGTTCGCGGGCGGCGAGGTCGGCTACCTCATCGGCCACAAGGCGGGGCCGCGGGTCTTCGAGCGCAAGGAGTCCGGCATCTTCAGCCGCCAGAACGTCGTGCGCACCAACGCGTTCTTCGCCCGCTTCGGCGGGCTGGCCGTCATCGCGGCGCGCTTCGTGCCCATCGTCCGCACGTTCGCGCCCATCGCCGCCGGCGTCGGCCACATGGACTACCGCAAGTACTCCCTCTACAACGCCATCGGCGCCCTCATTTGGGGCGCGGGCCTCACCTTCCTGGGTCATCTGCTCAACGGCTTCCCGCCCATCCGCGACTTCGTCACGCACTACATCGACTACGTGCTCCTGGGGGCCGTGTTCATCACCGTCGTGCCCGCGGCGATCCACTTCCTCCGCGCGCGCAAGCACGCGCGCGACGGGCAGGCTGCGGGCGTGCCGCAGGACGGCGAGGAGCTCGCGCTCACGCCCGAGGAGTTCGACCAGGACCCGTCGAACGACCCCCGGCGCTGA